Proteins encoded in a region of the Paramagnetospirillum magneticum AMB-1 genome:
- a CDS encoding DUF736 domain-containing protein — protein sequence MKTNRLIIGADGNGEGNYTSLRQSITFLFEKNPEHKATDSNSPSHLVHLKGNGGAFEAGAAWTKTVQEGPNRGAKFFSFSLDDPSFDAPLNLTAFVLVKAKDKDDCTEYEVVWRRPRRDAA from the coding sequence ATGAAGACCAATCGACTGATCATCGGCGCCGATGGCAACGGCGAGGGCAACTACACCTCGTTGCGCCAGTCCATCACCTTCCTGTTCGAGAAGAACCCCGAGCACAAGGCCACCGACAGCAACAGCCCGTCCCATCTGGTGCACCTGAAGGGCAACGGCGGCGCGTTCGAGGCGGGGGCGGCCTGGACCAAGACGGTGCAGGAAGGCCCCAACCGGGGCGCCAAGTTCTTCTCGTTCTCGCTGGACGATCCCAGTTTCGACGCGCCGTTGAACCTGACCGCCTTCGTGCTGGTCAAGGCCAAGGATAAGGACGACTGCACCGAATACGAGGTGGTGTGGCGCCGCCCCCGCCGGGATGCCGCGTGA
- a CDS encoding D-alanyl-D-alanine carboxypeptidase family protein → MLALFRRSLAAALAVPLMALSATAGAQSIETAAKQAIIIDYASGQVLMEKNADELMVPSSMSKLMTVFMVFDKLKTGAWKPSDRLPVSETAWKRHYKSEGSLMFLPVNSTATVEELLKGVVIQSGNDACSVLAEAHSGSEEAFAEEETRRARQIGLTRSVFKNASGWPEPGHLMTARDLSVLARHLIADFPEYYPLFSQMEFVFNGIKQGNRNPLLYNTPGADGLKTGHTEAAGYGLTASIKRGNRRIIMILNGMSSMKERAEESRRLTEWAFREWETYALFKAGEEVIPDAEVWLGQKETVPLLIKDSLEVSMQRRNRLEMKVTTVYNGPIAAPVKAGQEVGKVVVTAPGMAPVEVPMVAGADVEKLGFAGRMSTAFKRVIWGKKG, encoded by the coding sequence ATGCTCGCTCTCTTCCGCCGTTCCCTGGCCGCGGCCCTGGCCGTTCCCCTGATGGCCCTTTCGGCCACGGCCGGGGCTCAATCCATCGAGACCGCCGCCAAGCAGGCGATCATCATCGACTATGCCAGCGGCCAGGTGCTGATGGAGAAGAACGCCGATGAGCTGATGGTGCCCAGTTCCATGAGCAAGCTGATGACCGTGTTCATGGTCTTCGACAAGCTCAAGACCGGCGCCTGGAAGCCCTCGGACCGGCTGCCGGTCAGCGAGACCGCCTGGAAGCGGCACTACAAGTCCGAAGGCTCGCTGATGTTCCTGCCCGTCAATTCCACGGCCACGGTCGAGGAATTGCTGAAGGGCGTGGTGATCCAGTCCGGCAACGACGCCTGCTCGGTGCTGGCCGAGGCCCATTCCGGCTCGGAGGAAGCCTTCGCCGAGGAGGAAACCCGCCGAGCCCGGCAGATCGGCCTGACCCGGAGCGTCTTCAAGAATGCCAGCGGCTGGCCCGAGCCCGGTCACCTGATGACGGCCCGCGACCTGTCGGTACTGGCCCGCCACCTGATCGCCGATTTCCCTGAATACTATCCGCTGTTCAGCCAGATGGAATTCGTGTTCAACGGCATCAAGCAGGGCAACCGCAATCCGCTGCTGTACAACACGCCAGGCGCCGACGGGCTCAAGACCGGCCATACCGAGGCCGCCGGCTATGGCCTGACCGCATCCATCAAGCGGGGCAACCGCCGCATCATCATGATTCTGAACGGCATGTCCTCCATGAAGGAGCGGGCCGAGGAATCGCGGCGCCTGACCGAATGGGCCTTCCGCGAGTGGGAGACCTACGCCCTGTTCAAGGCGGGCGAGGAGGTCATCCCCGATGCCGAGGTCTGGCTGGGCCAGAAGGAAACCGTGCCGCTGCTGATCAAGGACAGCCTGGAAGTCAGCATGCAGCGGCGCAACCGCCTCGAGATGAAGGTCACGACCGTCTATAACGGCCCCATCGCCGCCCCGGTCAAGGCTGGGCAGGAAGTGGGCAAGGTGGTGGTGACGGCTCCCGGCATGGCGCCTGTCGAGGTTCCCATGGTGGCCGGTGCCGACGTGGAGAAGCTGGGCTTTGCCGGGCGCATGTCCACCGCCTTCAAGCGCGTCATCTGGGGCAAGAAGGGTTAA
- the metG gene encoding methionine--tRNA ligase produces the protein MTGAGTFYVTTPIYYVNDKPHIGHAYTTLACDVLARFKRLDGFDVKFLTGTDEHGQKVEKSAEAFGVTPQALADQNSANFRELAKILGCTNDDFIRTTEARHKAACQALWDKLVAKGDIYLGAYEGWYSVRDEAFYAEDELVKGADGAKLAPTGAPVEWVKEPSYFFRLSAWQDRLLRWYEDNPDCVAPQSRRNEVMSFVKGGLQDLSVSRTSFKWGIPVPGDDAHIMYVWLDALTNYITAVGYPDTTGDFARYWPNVIHMVGKDIVRFHAVYWPAFLMAADLPAPKRVFAHGWWTNEGQKISKSVGNVIDPLSLIETYGLDQVRYFLLREVPFGNDGDFSHRAMMGRMNSELANDYGNLVQRSLSMIGKNCGGVTPAHLPDTDEDKEMLGAAYGMLAKVRDAMDRQLYHEAIEAIWVVVRAANAYVDKQAPWALKKTDPARMGTVLWVLAETIRCLALLTQPFMPAASARILDQLMVPEAERSFAFFGPGHALKAGISLPTPQGVFPRYVEEVSA, from the coding sequence ATGACCGGGGCCGGGACCTTCTACGTCACCACGCCGATCTACTACGTCAATGACAAGCCCCATATCGGCCATGCCTATACTACGCTGGCCTGCGATGTGCTGGCGCGCTTCAAGCGCCTGGACGGCTTCGACGTCAAGTTCCTGACCGGCACCGACGAGCATGGTCAGAAGGTGGAGAAGTCGGCGGAAGCCTTCGGCGTCACCCCTCAGGCCCTGGCCGACCAGAATTCCGCCAATTTCCGTGAGCTGGCCAAGATCCTGGGCTGCACCAACGACGATTTCATCCGCACCACCGAGGCTCGCCACAAGGCCGCCTGTCAGGCGCTGTGGGACAAGCTGGTGGCCAAGGGCGACATTTATCTCGGCGCCTATGAGGGCTGGTACTCGGTGCGTGATGAGGCCTTCTACGCCGAGGATGAACTGGTCAAGGGCGCCGACGGCGCCAAGCTGGCCCCCACCGGCGCACCGGTGGAATGGGTGAAGGAACCCAGCTACTTCTTCCGCCTGTCCGCCTGGCAGGACCGCCTGCTCCGGTGGTACGAGGACAATCCCGATTGCGTGGCGCCCCAATCGCGCCGCAACGAGGTGATGAGCTTCGTGAAGGGCGGGCTGCAGGACCTGTCGGTGTCGCGCACCAGCTTCAAATGGGGCATTCCGGTGCCGGGCGACGATGCCCACATCATGTATGTCTGGCTGGACGCCCTGACCAATTACATCACCGCCGTGGGCTATCCCGACACCACCGGCGATTTCGCCCGCTACTGGCCCAACGTCATTCATATGGTGGGCAAGGACATCGTTCGCTTCCACGCCGTCTACTGGCCGGCTTTCCTGATGGCCGCCGACCTGCCGGCGCCCAAGCGGGTCTTCGCCCATGGCTGGTGGACCAACGAGGGCCAGAAGATCTCTAAATCGGTGGGCAACGTCATCGACCCGCTGTCGCTGATCGAGACCTACGGCCTGGATCAGGTGCGCTATTTCCTGCTGCGCGAAGTGCCGTTCGGCAATGACGGCGATTTCAGCCATCGCGCCATGATGGGCCGCATGAACAGCGAGTTGGCCAATGACTATGGCAATCTGGTCCAGCGCTCGCTGTCCATGATCGGCAAGAATTGCGGCGGCGTGACGCCCGCCCATTTGCCCGATACCGACGAGGACAAGGAAATGCTGGGCGCCGCCTATGGCATGCTGGCCAAGGTGCGGGACGCCATGGACCGCCAGCTCTACCACGAAGCCATCGAGGCCATTTGGGTGGTGGTCCGCGCCGCCAATGCCTATGTGGATAAGCAGGCGCCCTGGGCGCTGAAGAAGACCGATCCCGCCCGCATGGGCACGGTGCTCTGGGTTCTGGCCGAGACCATCCGCTGCCTGGCCCTGCTGACCCAGCCGTTCATGCCGGCGGCCTCGGCCCGCATCCTCGACCAGTTGATGGTGCCCGAGGCCGAGCGGAGCTTCGCCTTCTTCGGCCCCGGTCATGCCCTGAAGGCCGGGATTTCCCTGCCGACGCCCCAGGGCGTGTTCCCGCGCTATGTGGAAGAGGTTTCCGCCTAA
- a CDS encoding cell wall hydrolase encodes MLVRLIGFGILAYGVYMLTSQQARTAIISSYDTMPEPDADVDVVARTIWGEARGEGVTGMTAVANVIANRVAHPGWWGRGWRGVCLAPYQFSAWNANDPNLVKLSTVTTADPSFAAAVEIAAGAVYGTLADVTGGATHYHTLNIHPAWADELTQTARIGSHVFYA; translated from the coding sequence ATGCTGGTCCGCCTGATCGGCTTCGGCATCCTCGCCTATGGAGTTTACATGCTGACCTCGCAGCAGGCCCGCACGGCCATCATTTCCAGCTACGACACCATGCCGGAGCCCGACGCCGATGTTGACGTCGTCGCCCGCACCATCTGGGGCGAGGCGCGAGGCGAGGGCGTTACCGGCATGACCGCCGTCGCCAACGTCATCGCCAACCGGGTCGCCCACCCGGGATGGTGGGGCAGGGGGTGGCGCGGCGTCTGCCTCGCGCCCTACCAGTTCAGCGCCTGGAACGCCAATGACCCCAATCTGGTCAAGCTCTCCACCGTCACCACGGCAGACCCCTCGTTCGCGGCCGCCGTGGAGATCGCCGCGGGGGCTGTCTACGGCACCTTGGCCGACGTCACCGGCGGCGCCACCCACTACCACACCCTCAACATCCATCCGGCCTGGGCGGACGAACTGACCCAGACCGCCCGCATCGGGAGCCATGTGTTCTATGCCTGA
- a CDS encoding helix-turn-helix domain-containing protein has product MAEFARRKQATELCARRAHARIVGGMDRNESIRRAVQEPPYPPEAVIAYHVKVMEKKRAARLRARRADRIFAMMREGKSNAAIARDLGVSPSTVAKTLSKGEPK; this is encoded by the coding sequence ATGGCCGAATTCGCCCGCCGAAAGCAGGCCACTGAACTCTGCGCACGCCGAGCCCATGCCCGCATTGTCGGCGGAATGGACCGAAACGAAAGCATCCGCCGAGCCGTCCAGGAACCGCCCTACCCGCCCGAGGCTGTTATTGCCTACCACGTCAAAGTGATGGAAAAGAAGCGAGCCGCACGGCTCCGCGCACGCCGGGCTGACCGCATTTTCGCCATGATGCGCGAGGGTAAATCCAATGCCGCAATCGCCCGAGACCTGGGCGTATCGCCGTCGACCGTCGCCAAGACGCTATCGAAAGGGGAACCGAAATGA
- a CDS encoding MBL fold metallo-hydrolase, which produces MKVTILGCGGAAGVPTISGGWGACDPANPRNRRLRSSILVEEGNTRILVDTSPDLRDQFLAAGVKSVDAVIYTHDHADHLHGIDDLREVNRVTRKWLPVWGDAATLATARARFPYAFEPLDDIGEFIYRPLLEVREISGPFHVGEIGVIPFDQDHGYCRTLGLRFGSIAYSTDVVDLPPQAFKALEGVDTWIIGCLVDYPHQTHAHIAKALDWIDCVKPRRAYITHMGSRLDYEAVRRAVPPHVIPAHDGLVIEHGG; this is translated from the coding sequence ATGAAGGTCACCATCCTCGGCTGTGGCGGCGCCGCCGGCGTTCCGACCATTTCCGGGGGCTGGGGGGCCTGCGATCCCGCCAATCCGCGCAACCGCCGCCTGCGCTCCTCCATCCTGGTGGAGGAGGGGAATACCCGCATTCTGGTGGACACCTCGCCCGACCTGCGCGACCAGTTTCTGGCGGCGGGCGTCAAGAGCGTGGATGCGGTGATCTACACCCACGACCACGCCGATCATCTGCACGGCATCGATGACCTGCGCGAGGTCAACCGGGTCACCCGCAAATGGCTGCCCGTCTGGGGCGATGCCGCCACGCTGGCCACGGCCAGGGCGCGCTTTCCCTATGCCTTCGAGCCGCTGGATGACATAGGGGAATTCATCTACCGGCCGCTGCTGGAGGTCCGGGAAATCTCCGGACCGTTCCATGTCGGCGAGATCGGGGTGATTCCCTTCGACCAGGACCATGGCTATTGCCGAACCCTGGGCCTGCGTTTCGGCTCCATCGCCTACAGCACCGATGTGGTCGACTTACCGCCCCAGGCCTTCAAGGCGCTGGAGGGCGTCGACACCTGGATTATCGGCTGCCTGGTGGATTATCCCCACCAGACCCATGCCCATATCGCCAAAGCCCTGGACTGGATCGATTGCGTCAAGCCCAGACGCGCCTATATCACTCATATGGGCTCCCGGCTCGATTACGAGGCGGTGCGGCGGGCTGTTCCGCCACACGTCATTCCAGCCCACGACGGACTGGTTATCGAGCATGGCGGCTGA
- a CDS encoding DNA polymerase III subunit delta' — MTDSPHPRETSELFGHGAAESALLDAWNSGRLAHAWLLCGPKGIGKATLAYRFARFALAGGGDGGGLFGDVPSSLEIRPDHPVFRRIASQGHADLETVERGWADDKKSKLRSEIVVEDVRGIGHFMSLTPAEGGWRVVIIDSADEMNRNAANAVLKVLEEPPRNALMLLISHSPGRLLPTIRSRCRRLMLQPLGEDVVADLLTRQRPEVGPTEVAALAKLGEGSIGKALALADEGGLDLYRDLLNLLQGLPRLDVPALHAFGDKVARPENDGSFRTVTELLGWWLARLIRAGGRQGAGMAEVVAGEGALMERLLAAASLEHWLEVWEKITTLFARTEAVHLDRKQAVLGAFMAVERLARQGSR; from the coding sequence ATGACCGACTCTCCACACCCTCGCGAGACCTCCGAGCTGTTCGGCCACGGAGCGGCCGAGTCGGCGCTGCTGGATGCCTGGAACTCGGGCCGGCTGGCCCATGCCTGGCTGCTGTGCGGCCCCAAGGGCATCGGCAAGGCGACCCTGGCCTACCGCTTCGCCCGCTTCGCCCTGGCCGGCGGCGGGGACGGTGGGGGGCTGTTCGGCGATGTGCCGTCCAGCCTGGAGATCCGCCCCGATCACCCAGTGTTCCGCCGCATCGCCTCCCAGGGCCATGCCGACCTGGAGACGGTGGAGCGTGGATGGGCCGATGACAAGAAGAGCAAGCTGCGCTCGGAGATCGTGGTCGAGGACGTGCGCGGCATCGGCCACTTCATGTCCCTGACCCCGGCCGAGGGCGGCTGGCGGGTGGTGATCATCGATTCCGCCGACGAAATGAACCGCAATGCCGCCAATGCGGTGCTGAAAGTTCTGGAAGAGCCGCCGCGCAACGCCTTGATGTTGCTGATTTCCCATTCGCCGGGCCGGTTGCTGCCCACCATCCGGTCGCGCTGCCGCCGCCTGATGCTTCAGCCCCTGGGCGAAGATGTGGTCGCCGACCTTTTGACCCGCCAGCGCCCGGAAGTGGGACCCACGGAAGTGGCGGCCCTGGCCAAGCTGGGCGAGGGCAGCATCGGCAAGGCCCTGGCCCTGGCCGACGAAGGCGGGCTGGACCTGTACCGGGACTTGCTGAACCTGCTGCAAGGGCTGCCGCGCCTGGATGTGCCGGCGCTGCATGCCTTCGGCGACAAGGTGGCAAGGCCCGAAAACGATGGATCGTTCCGTACCGTCACCGAATTGCTGGGCTGGTGGCTGGCCCGCCTGATTCGCGCCGGCGGGCGCCAGGGGGCCGGAATGGCCGAGGTGGTGGCGGGCGAGGGCGCCCTGATGGAGCGCCTGCTGGCGGCGGCCAGCCTTGAACATTGGCTGGAGGTGTGGGAAAAGATCACCACCCTGTTCGCCCGCACCGAAGCGGTTCATCTCGACCGCAAGCAGGCCGTTCTCGGCGCCTTCATGGCGGTTGAACGCCTCGCCCGCCAGGGTTCAAGATAG
- the tmk gene encoding dTMP kinase yields METARGRFITFEGGEGAGKSTQVRLLAESLRDEGLMVVTTREPGGSAGAEAIRALLVEGEPERWDGVTEALLHFAARRDHLVKTVWPALDRGAWVICDRFADSTLAYQGFGHGLDPDVIASLYRVAVGHFAPDLTLVLDLPVEKGLERAGLRGGAEDRYERMGLGFHQRLRQGFLGIAAANPMRCAVIDATRSPDEVHGDIMSTVRARLPVP; encoded by the coding sequence ATGGAGACAGCTCGCGGACGCTTCATCACCTTCGAGGGCGGAGAAGGCGCGGGCAAATCCACCCAGGTCCGACTGCTGGCGGAATCCCTGCGCGACGAAGGCCTGATGGTGGTCACCACCCGCGAGCCCGGCGGCTCGGCCGGGGCGGAGGCCATCCGTGCCCTGCTGGTGGAGGGCGAACCCGAGCGCTGGGACGGAGTTACCGAGGCGCTGCTCCATTTCGCGGCGCGCCGCGATCATCTGGTCAAGACGGTGTGGCCGGCGCTGGACCGCGGCGCCTGGGTCATCTGCGACCGTTTCGCCGATTCCACCCTGGCCTATCAGGGCTTCGGCCACGGCCTCGACCCCGACGTGATCGCCAGCCTGTATCGGGTGGCCGTGGGTCATTTCGCCCCCGACTTGACCCTGGTCCTCGATCTGCCGGTGGAAAAGGGGCTGGAGCGGGCGGGGCTGAGGGGCGGCGCCGAAGACCGCTACGAGCGCATGGGCCTGGGGTTTCACCAGCGCCTGCGCCAGGGATTCCTGGGGATTGCCGCCGCCAATCCCATGCGCTGCGCCGTCATCGACGCCACCCGGTCGCCTGACGAAGTGCACGGCGACATCATGTCCACGGTCAGGGCGCGGCTGCCGGTGCCATGA
- a CDS encoding septal ring lytic transglycosylase RlpA family protein → MSRRTRLAALLLSGTVLTGCAEMNLFGHLAKSAVGGDEPPPPSASASTNYKVGKPYQVAGVWYYPQEDFAYDETGIASWYGPNFHAKLTANGETFDQNAVTAAHKTLQMPSVARVTNLENGRSIIVRINDRGPFVNGRILDLSRRSAQLLGMEGRGTAKVRVQILPEESRVLAGKLKPDNAGNEPKVASAAPRGSVSAESLPPPPGVKNNGGDNVTIASSVQPKRSGMTPESVEREVAAQEVKSVPVRPTSIYVQAGSYGRHDNANRMVARLSKVGKAQLQQVHVQGKTLFRVRLGPMTSVEEADRVLDSVVATGAEDARVVVD, encoded by the coding sequence ATGTCGCGGAGGACGCGCTTGGCGGCTTTGCTGCTGTCTGGGACCGTGCTGACGGGCTGCGCCGAGATGAACCTGTTCGGGCATCTGGCCAAGAGCGCGGTGGGCGGGGACGAGCCTCCGCCGCCTTCGGCCTCGGCATCGACCAACTACAAGGTGGGCAAGCCCTATCAGGTGGCCGGCGTCTGGTACTATCCCCAGGAAGATTTCGCCTATGACGAGACCGGCATCGCCTCCTGGTACGGCCCCAATTTTCACGCCAAGCTGACCGCCAACGGCGAAACCTTCGACCAGAACGCCGTCACCGCCGCCCACAAGACGCTGCAGATGCCGTCGGTGGCCCGGGTGACCAATCTGGAGAACGGGCGCTCGATCATCGTGCGCATCAATGATCGCGGCCCCTTCGTCAATGGCCGCATTCTCGACCTGTCGCGCCGCTCGGCCCAGTTGCTGGGCATGGAGGGCAGGGGCACCGCCAAGGTGCGGGTGCAGATCCTGCCTGAGGAAAGCCGCGTGCTGGCCGGCAAGCTCAAGCCCGACAATGCCGGCAACGAGCCCAAGGTGGCCAGCGCCGCCCCACGCGGCTCGGTCTCGGCGGAATCCCTGCCGCCGCCTCCCGGCGTCAAGAACAACGGCGGCGACAATGTCACCATTGCCTCGTCGGTCCAGCCGAAGCGCTCGGGCATGACGCCGGAATCCGTCGAACGCGAGGTGGCCGCCCAGGAGGTGAAATCCGTCCCGGTGCGCCCCACCTCCATCTATGTCCAGGCCGGGTCCTACGGCCGCCACGACAATGCCAACCGCATGGTGGCGCGCCTGTCCAAGGTGGGCAAGGCGCAGCTGCAGCAGGTGCATGTGCAGGGCAAGACCCTGTTCCGGGTCCGGTTGGGACCCATGACCAGCGTCGAGGAGGCCGACCGCGTCCTCGATTCCGTGGTCGCCACGGGGGCGGAAGACGCCCGCGTGGTTGTTGATTAA
- the nhaA gene encoding Na+/H+ antiporter NhaA, which yields MAAEKPSSIFRDFLDSEAAGGVILMVTAALALVIANSPLSGAYFAFLQAKFLGMSVLHGINDGLMAVFFLLVGLEIKREVLGGQLSNWSQRILPGLAALGGMVVPALVFLALNAKSPETVRGWAVPTATDIAFALGVLALLGPRVPASLKIFLTALAIIDDLGAVLVIALFYTAKLSWPALVAVAAILALLAALNRLRVRSLWPYLLVGAGLWGAMLQSGVHATVAGIALALTIPMGDEQHSPLHRLEHGLAPWVGYGIVPIFGFANAGVSFAGLEPSRVLQSLPLGIALGLLFGKQIGVFGTAWMAIWLGFAARPEGAGTAQLYGVAVLCGIGFTMSLFIGALAFGELPASSDAVKVGVLAGSALSAILGSLVLLRCRSSSS from the coding sequence ATGGCGGCTGAGAAGCCTTCTTCCATTTTTCGGGACTTCCTGGACAGCGAGGCGGCCGGCGGCGTCATTCTGATGGTTACGGCGGCCTTGGCGCTGGTCATCGCCAATTCGCCGCTTTCAGGCGCCTATTTCGCCTTCTTGCAGGCCAAGTTCCTCGGCATGAGCGTGCTGCATGGAATCAATGACGGACTGATGGCGGTGTTCTTCCTGCTGGTCGGTCTGGAAATCAAGCGCGAGGTGCTGGGCGGACAATTGTCCAATTGGTCGCAGCGCATCCTTCCCGGATTGGCCGCCCTGGGTGGCATGGTGGTGCCGGCCCTGGTTTTCCTGGCCCTCAACGCCAAATCGCCGGAGACCGTGCGGGGGTGGGCCGTTCCCACCGCCACCGATATCGCCTTTGCCTTGGGCGTCCTGGCTCTTCTGGGGCCGAGAGTGCCGGCCTCCCTCAAGATTTTCCTGACGGCGCTGGCCATCATCGATGACCTCGGCGCCGTCCTGGTTATCGCCTTGTTCTATACCGCCAAACTTTCGTGGCCGGCCCTGGTGGCCGTGGCGGCGATCCTGGCTCTCCTGGCGGCGCTCAACCGTCTTCGAGTCAGGTCCCTTTGGCCCTATCTGCTGGTGGGGGCGGGGCTATGGGGCGCCATGTTGCAGTCGGGCGTCCATGCCACCGTCGCCGGAATTGCCCTGGCCCTGACCATTCCCATGGGCGACGAGCAGCACTCGCCGCTGCATCGGCTCGAGCATGGTCTGGCCCCATGGGTCGGATACGGCATCGTGCCGATCTTTGGGTTTGCCAATGCCGGTGTGTCGTTCGCGGGATTGGAGCCATCACGGGTCCTGCAATCGTTACCGCTGGGAATCGCTCTAGGCCTGCTTTTTGGAAAGCAGATCGGCGTATTCGGCACGGCCTGGATGGCCATCTGGCTTGGGTTCGCCGCGAGGCCCGAGGGTGCCGGCACGGCCCAGCTCTACGGCGTTGCCGTCCTGTGCGGCATCGGCTTCACCATGAGCCTGTTCATTGGAGCGCTGGCCTTCGGCGAACTCCCAGCATCGTCCGACGCGGTGAAAGTCGGCGTCTTGGCGGGCTCCGCGCTTTCGGCCATCCTGGGCTCCCTCGTACTTTTGAGGTGCCGATCTTCGTCGTCATAA
- a CDS encoding TatD family hydrolase, with product MLVDSHCHLDFPDFADDLDGVVGRAGAAGVGVLLTIGTHVTRYDQVVKVAERFDNVWATVGIHPHEAGVEPYADLDTLLRLAEHPKVVAFGETGLDYYYDKSPREQQRHSFRIHIEAARRTGLPVIVHTRDADDDTAAILAEEMGKGAFTGLIHCFSSRPDFAEKAVKLGLFISASGIMTFKTADILRDTLAGVPLDRLLVETDAPYLAPIPFRGKRNEPAYVAHTAARLAEVKGVTMAEMETATTDNFHRLFKKVARP from the coding sequence ATGCTGGTCGACAGCCACTGCCACCTGGATTTTCCCGATTTCGCCGACGACCTCGATGGCGTGGTCGGGCGCGCGGGCGCGGCGGGAGTAGGGGTGCTGCTGACCATTGGCACCCACGTCACCCGCTATGATCAGGTCGTCAAGGTCGCCGAGCGTTTCGACAATGTCTGGGCCACCGTGGGCATCCATCCGCACGAGGCGGGCGTCGAGCCCTACGCCGATCTGGACACCCTGCTGCGCTTGGCCGAGCATCCCAAGGTGGTGGCGTTCGGCGAGACCGGGCTGGACTATTACTACGACAAGAGCCCACGCGAGCAGCAGCGGCATTCGTTCCGCATCCATATCGAGGCAGCCCGGCGAACGGGTCTGCCGGTGATCGTCCATACCCGCGATGCCGACGACGATACTGCGGCGATCCTGGCCGAGGAGATGGGGAAGGGGGCCTTCACCGGGCTGATTCACTGTTTCAGCTCACGGCCGGACTTCGCTGAAAAGGCTGTGAAATTGGGCCTGTTCATCTCGGCGTCTGGCATCATGACCTTCAAGACCGCCGACATCTTGCGCGACACCCTGGCCGGCGTGCCGCTGGACCGCCTGCTGGTGGAAACCGACGCCCCCTATCTGGCGCCCATCCCGTTTCGCGGCAAACGGAACGAACCTGCCTATGTGGCCCACACCGCCGCCCGGCTGGCCGAGGTCAAGGGCGTCACCATGGCCGAGATGGAAACCGCCACCACCGACAACTTCCACCGTCTGTTCAAGAAGGTGGCGCGGCCATGA
- a CDS encoding cell wall hydrolase, with the protein MLVRLIGFGILAYGVYMLTSQQARTAIISSYDTMPEPDADVDVVARTIWGEARGEGVTGMTAVANVIANRVAHPGWWGRGWRGVCLAPYQFSAWNANDPNLVKLSTVTTADPSFAAAVEIAAGAVYGTLADITGGATHYHTLNIHPAWADELTQTARIGSHVFYA; encoded by the coding sequence ATGCTGGTCCGTCTGATCGGCTTCGGCATCCTCGCCTATGGAGTTTACATGCTGACCTCGCAGCAGGCCCGCACGGCCATCATTTCCAGCTACGACACCATGCCGGAGCCCGACGCCGATGTTGACGTCGTCGCCCGCACCATCTGGGGCGAGGCGCGAGGCGAGGGCGTTACCGGCATGACCGCCGTCGCCAACGTCATCGCCAACCGGGTCGCCCACCCGGGATGGTGGGGCAGGGGGTGGCGCGGCGTCTGCCTCGCGCCCTACCAGTTCAGCGCCTGGAACGCCAATGACCCCAATCTGGTCAAGCTCTCCACCGTCACCACGGCAGACCCCTCGTTCGCGGCCGCCGTGGAGATCGCCGCGGGGGCCGTCTACGGCACCCTGGCCGACATCACCGGCGGCGCCACCCATTACCACACCCTCAACATCCATCCGGCCTGGGCGGACGAACTGACCCAGACCGCCCGCATCGGGAGCCATGTCTTCTATGCCTGA